The following are encoded together in the Microterricola viridarii genome:
- a CDS encoding cytochrome c: MTESTKPKVRAARKTGRRHPLATVALLAIGLVFTGGAYTAFSASTASAETDITSQQTIDEGKKLFQANCATCHGLEAQGTGDGPSLIGVGAAAVDFQVGTGRMPMQMHGPQAEVKPVQFTDEQIKALAGYVASLAPGPAIPAPELVDGGGNAANGAELFRINCAMCHNVAGAGGALTEGKYAPNLSEVTGTHIYEAMVTGPQNMPVISDLNVSPEDKRDIITYIKYMQDNRSPGGFELGSLGPVAEGLFIWIFGLGTIVALTVWITAKSN, from the coding sequence ATGACCGAGAGCACAAAGCCCAAGGTTCGCGCAGCGCGCAAGACTGGGCGCCGGCACCCGCTGGCCACCGTCGCACTGCTGGCGATCGGCTTGGTATTCACAGGCGGCGCCTACACCGCCTTCAGCGCGAGCACCGCGTCGGCTGAAACCGACATCACCTCGCAGCAGACCATCGACGAGGGCAAGAAGCTGTTCCAGGCGAACTGCGCCACTTGCCACGGCCTCGAGGCCCAGGGCACCGGCGACGGTCCCAGCCTGATCGGCGTCGGCGCTGCCGCCGTCGACTTCCAGGTCGGTACCGGCCGCATGCCGATGCAGATGCACGGCCCGCAGGCCGAGGTCAAGCCGGTTCAGTTCACCGATGAGCAGATCAAGGCCCTCGCCGGCTACGTCGCCTCGCTGGCTCCCGGCCCCGCGATCCCCGCTCCCGAGCTCGTCGACGGCGGCGGCAACGCGGCCAACGGCGCCGAGCTGTTCCGCATCAACTGCGCCATGTGCCACAACGTGGCCGGAGCCGGTGGAGCACTCACCGAGGGCAAGTACGCCCCGAACCTCTCGGAAGTCACCGGAACGCACATCTACGAGGCCATGGTTACCGGCCCGCAGAACATGCCCGTCATCAGCGACTTGAACGTCAGCCCTGAAGACAAGCGCGACATCATCACCTACATCAAGTACATGCAGGACAACCGGTCCCCCGGCGGTTTCGAGCTCGGTTCGCTCGGCCCCGTCGCAGAGGGTTTGTTTATCTGGATCTTTGGTCTCGGCACGATTGTCGCCCTGACCGTGTGGATCACGGCAAAGTCCAACTGA
- a CDS encoding ubiquinol-cytochrome c reductase iron-sulfur subunit: MAQDDNGGKDLTAADSSGLAHAEESAGLAVIARDALTDPGLPPHHERITDIDPKAEKRAERTVYTLFYLSIVGSVWAVAAYMLFPMESNNVGDVRLNNLFIGLGITLGLLALGIGAVHWAKALMYAKEGIDVRHPTRGTEETRARAVEIFQEANEESGFGRRTLIRNTLIGALVAFPLPAVVLFRGLAPQDQNPVELLSHTLWAKGTRLALDPSGAPIKASDVTLGSSFHVIPEGLTDLSHGEGYLEEKAKAVVLLMRLKPEDLHELPERKDWSYDGIVAYSKICTHVGCPVALYEQQTHHLLCPCHQSQFDVSNHCEVIFGPAARALPQLPIAVDAEGYLIAQSDFTEPVGPSFWERH; the protein is encoded by the coding sequence ATGGCACAGGACGATAACGGCGGTAAGGACTTGACCGCTGCCGATTCGTCGGGCCTCGCCCACGCGGAGGAATCCGCAGGCCTCGCCGTCATCGCGCGCGACGCCTTGACCGACCCGGGACTGCCGCCGCACCACGAGCGCATCACGGACATCGATCCGAAGGCTGAGAAGCGCGCAGAGCGCACCGTCTACACACTCTTCTACCTGTCGATCGTCGGCAGCGTCTGGGCGGTCGCCGCCTACATGCTGTTCCCGATGGAGTCGAACAACGTCGGAGACGTGCGACTGAACAACTTGTTCATCGGACTCGGCATCACACTCGGGCTTCTGGCGCTCGGCATCGGTGCCGTGCACTGGGCCAAGGCGCTCATGTACGCCAAGGAAGGCATCGACGTCCGCCACCCCACCCGGGGTACGGAGGAGACCAGGGCTCGCGCCGTGGAGATCTTCCAGGAGGCCAACGAGGAATCCGGCTTCGGCCGTCGCACCCTGATCCGCAACACGTTGATCGGTGCACTTGTCGCTTTCCCGCTGCCGGCCGTCGTGCTGTTCCGTGGTCTCGCACCGCAGGACCAGAACCCCGTAGAGCTGCTCTCCCACACCTTGTGGGCCAAGGGCACTCGCCTGGCGCTGGACCCCAGCGGCGCACCGATCAAGGCCTCCGACGTCACCCTCGGCAGCTCCTTCCACGTGATCCCCGAGGGCCTCACGGACCTCAGCCACGGCGAGGGCTACCTCGAGGAGAAGGCCAAGGCAGTTGTTCTGCTCATGCGCCTCAAGCCGGAAGACCTGCACGAGCTGCCGGAGCGCAAGGACTGGTCGTACGACGGCATCGTCGCGTACTCCAAGATCTGCACCCACGTCGGATGCCCCGTCGCGCTGTACGAGCAGCAGACGCACCACCTGCTCTGCCCCTGCCACCAGTCGCAGTTCGACGTCTCCAACCACTGTGAGGTCATCTTCGGACCGGCCGCACGCGCGCTGCCACAGCTGCCGATTGCTGTGGACGCCGAGGGTTACCTCATCGCGCAGAGCGACTTCACTGAACCCGTCGGCCCGAGCTTCTGGGAGCGTCATTGA